Proteins found in one Gemmatimonadaceae bacterium genomic segment:
- a CDS encoding MFS transporter codes for MSAVTADARTPSAIPAMEPDTHPDRWRMLALLSLAELLGMSVWFAGSAVAPQLRAQWLLTDSQVGWLTTAVQLGFVLGTAVSALLNLADLIPGRTLFASAALLGAASNAALAVAPSFEWALVTRVLTGCCMAGIYPPAMKMAATWFKARRGLAVGAVVGALTVGKAGPYLAQAWPQVTVLGVVSASSLSTLVAALVVWLGYRDGPYAFPPRRFSWNLVGAVAHQRPWRLAMGGYLGHMAELYSYWTWIPAFLLASATAHGDAAGHRGLLGALSFGVVAVGGVGCVWGGLVADRIGREALVIRAMAISGSCAALIGLAFGRSWWLLAPLALVWGFFVIADSAQFSVLVTESVPPDAVGTALTIQTSLGFLLTTITIQLVPLVVARVGWAWGFAFLSIGPALGIVAIRALLRDKQLGQPTR; via the coding sequence GTGAGTGCGGTGACGGCGGACGCGCGCACGCCGTCCGCGATCCCGGCGATGGAGCCGGATACGCATCCCGACCGCTGGCGCATGCTGGCGCTTCTCTCGCTCGCCGAACTGCTGGGCATGAGCGTGTGGTTTGCCGGCAGCGCCGTGGCCCCGCAGCTGCGCGCGCAGTGGCTGCTCACCGATTCCCAGGTGGGCTGGCTCACCACGGCCGTGCAGCTGGGCTTCGTGCTGGGCACCGCTGTGTCGGCGCTGCTCAACCTGGCCGATCTGATTCCCGGGCGCACACTGTTCGCGAGTGCGGCGCTGCTCGGCGCCGCCAGCAACGCGGCGCTCGCGGTGGCGCCGTCGTTCGAGTGGGCGCTGGTGACGCGCGTACTCACCGGCTGCTGTATGGCCGGTATCTATCCACCGGCGATGAAGATGGCGGCCACGTGGTTCAAGGCGCGTCGCGGCCTCGCGGTTGGCGCGGTGGTCGGCGCCCTCACCGTGGGCAAGGCGGGACCGTATCTCGCGCAGGCGTGGCCGCAGGTCACGGTGCTCGGCGTCGTCAGCGCATCGTCGCTCTCGACGCTCGTTGCCGCCCTGGTGGTGTGGCTGGGCTATCGCGACGGGCCCTATGCCTTTCCCCCGCGCCGCTTCTCATGGAATCTCGTGGGGGCAGTGGCGCACCAGCGGCCATGGCGCCTGGCGATGGGCGGCTACCTCGGCCACATGGCCGAGCTGTACTCCTACTGGACGTGGATCCCCGCCTTCCTGCTCGCCAGCGCGACGGCGCACGGTGATGCAGCTGGCCATCGCGGACTGCTCGGCGCGCTGAGTTTCGGCGTGGTCGCGGTCGGTGGCGTTGGCTGCGTGTGGGGCGGTCTGGTGGCCGATCGCATCGGGCGCGAAGCGCTGGTGATTCGCGCGATGGCCATCAGCGGCAGCTGTGCCGCGTTGATCGGGCTCGCCTTCGGCCGCTCGTGGTGGCTGCTGGCGCCGCTCGCGCTGGTGTGGGGCTTCTTCGTGATCGCCGATAGCGCGCAGTTCTCCGTGCTCGTCACCGAGAGCGTGCCCCCCGACGCCGTCGGGACGGCGCTGACCATTCAGACGAGTCTGGGCTTTCTGCTGACGACCATCACGATTCAGCTGGTGCCGCTAGTCGTCGCGCGCGTGGGGTGGGCGTGGGGGTTCGCGTTCCTCTCAATCGGCCCCGCTCTGGGGATTGTGGCGATTCGGGCATTGCTGCGAGACAAACAACTCGGACAACCCACGAGGTGA
- a CDS encoding response regulator has protein sequence MAATRLTPPEPAPPPIPEVRGTGLRVRLGITVLAAMLPPVLVAFFIDLDTVGVRSLLIFVAALAASASFVAYMARQIVDPLLTLTNDAHALAAGVSGHRSAITSNDEIGALAAALNRMAETVEKRNAALADNERRYRFLFDSNPLPMWAWDADTMNILAVNEAAVEKYGYEREQFLSLRITDLLEPSELPRFGGARLPFSESRQNAGTWMHRTATGRRIEMEVVTTSSRRLGRASWLSVGIDVTARREAERALARSEEQLRQAQKMEAIGTFAGGISHDFSNLLTGMLGYCDLLLATMPDDSPHREDVSEIRALAVRGTELSRQVLAISRRQVLQPIVCDANTVVHGLDRLLRRLIGENIELTTRLSTEVRSTRADVAQLEQVLLNLVGNARDAMPNGGKLELETALLSAAERDRLGLDAARDWMALRVKDTGVGMTTEVMAHIFEPFFTTKEKGKGTGLGLALASSMIDQIGGEIRVDSAPGLGTTVHLLLPHLDERATQTPVLPEPSPALTGHETILLAEDEDAVRAVTMAALERRGYRVLAAPDGETALAISNAFPGVIDLLITDVVMPGMNGRELAERLERTRPGLPVVFVSGYTDDAVLLQGISTDARTLLPKPFTSFEIAQRVRAALDHTRASSGAP, from the coding sequence GTGGCTGCCACACGCCTGACGCCACCGGAGCCCGCTCCGCCACCGATCCCCGAGGTGCGCGGGACCGGGCTCCGTGTCCGTCTGGGTATCACGGTACTCGCCGCGATGCTCCCACCGGTGCTCGTGGCATTCTTCATCGACCTCGACACGGTCGGCGTCCGCAGCCTCCTCATCTTCGTGGCGGCGCTCGCCGCCTCGGCGTCGTTCGTGGCGTACATGGCACGGCAGATCGTCGATCCGCTGCTGACGCTCACCAACGATGCCCATGCGCTGGCCGCCGGCGTGTCGGGGCACCGCTCGGCGATCACGTCGAACGATGAAATCGGTGCCCTCGCCGCGGCGCTCAACCGCATGGCCGAGACGGTGGAGAAGCGCAACGCGGCGCTTGCCGACAACGAACGGCGCTATCGCTTCCTCTTCGATTCCAATCCGCTCCCCATGTGGGCCTGGGACGCGGATACGATGAACATCCTCGCCGTGAACGAAGCGGCAGTGGAGAAGTACGGCTACGAGCGCGAGCAGTTCCTGTCGCTGCGCATCACCGACCTGCTCGAGCCGAGCGAGTTGCCGCGCTTCGGTGGCGCGCGCCTCCCCTTCTCGGAGTCGCGCCAGAATGCGGGCACGTGGATGCATCGCACGGCCACCGGGCGCCGCATCGAGATGGAAGTGGTGACCACCAGTTCGCGTCGACTCGGACGCGCGAGCTGGCTCTCGGTCGGCATCGATGTCACCGCGCGGCGCGAAGCCGAGCGCGCGCTCGCCCGGAGTGAAGAGCAGCTCCGGCAGGCGCAGAAGATGGAGGCGATCGGCACGTTCGCCGGGGGCATCTCCCACGACTTCAGCAATCTCCTCACGGGGATGCTCGGCTACTGCGACCTGCTGCTCGCCACCATGCCCGACGACTCGCCCCATCGTGAAGATGTGAGCGAGATCCGTGCGCTCGCCGTGCGCGGCACCGAGCTGTCGCGTCAGGTGCTCGCCATCAGTCGTCGGCAGGTGCTGCAGCCGATCGTGTGCGACGCCAATACGGTCGTGCATGGCCTCGACCGTCTGCTGCGGCGCCTCATCGGTGAGAACATCGAGCTCACGACCCGCTTGAGCACCGAGGTGCGCAGCACTCGCGCGGACGTCGCGCAGCTGGAACAGGTGCTGCTCAATCTCGTCGGCAACGCTCGCGATGCGATGCCCAACGGCGGCAAACTCGAGCTGGAAACGGCGTTGCTGAGCGCCGCCGAACGCGATCGCCTGGGGCTCGATGCCGCACGTGACTGGATGGCGCTGCGCGTGAAGGACACGGGGGTGGGCATGACCACCGAGGTGATGGCCCACATCTTCGAACCGTTCTTCACCACCAAGGAGAAGGGCAAAGGCACCGGGCTGGGACTGGCCCTCGCGTCGAGCATGATCGATCAGATCGGCGGCGAAATTCGCGTCGACTCGGCACCCGGTCTCGGCACCACCGTTCATCTGCTGCTGCCGCATCTGGATGAACGCGCCACGCAGACGCCGGTGCTCCCCGAGCCGTCTCCGGCGCTGACGGGTCACGAGACGATTCTGCTCGCCGAGGATGAAGATGCGGTGCGCGCGGTCACCATGGCGGCACTCGAGCGCCGCGGCTATCGCGTGCTTGCGGCGCCCGATGGGGAAACGGCGCTGGCCATCTCCAACGCCTTTCCCGGGGTCATTGACCTGCTCATCACTGATGTGGTGATGCCCGGGATGAACGGGCGGGAGCTGGCGGAGCGGCTCGAGCGGACGCGCCCCGGATTGCCGGTGGTCTTCGTTTCGGGCTACACCGATGATGCCGTGCTGCTGCAGGGGATTTCCACCGACGCGCGCACGCTGCTCCCCAAGCCGTTCACGTCGTTCGAGATCGCGCAGCGCGTGCGGGCCGCCCTCGATCACACCCGCGCGAGCTCGGGCGCCCCATGA
- a CDS encoding enoyl-[acyl-carrier-protein] reductase — translation MLPIDLTGKRALVAGVADDNGFGWAIAKAFAEAGASVCVATWPPALNIFLNLLERGKLDESRQMPDGSLLTFEKIYPLDAVYDSLAETPDEIRENKRYKDLGDFTIEGLAKALVADFGEQPLDILFHSLANGPEVKKPLLEVSRAGYLAASSASAYSLVSMVQRLGPLMRKGGAVGSLTYMASERAIPGYGGGMSSAKAQLESDTRTLAYEAGRKWGLRVNTISAGPYASRAASAIGIIQTMVQYCKENSPLAEELDAREVGTTAAFLCSPLASGISGSTVYVDKGYHAMGMAVSGVNLPG, via the coding sequence ATGCTTCCCATCGACCTGACCGGCAAGCGCGCCCTCGTGGCCGGCGTTGCCGATGACAACGGTTTCGGCTGGGCGATCGCCAAGGCGTTCGCTGAGGCCGGCGCTTCGGTGTGTGTCGCCACGTGGCCGCCGGCGCTCAACATCTTCCTGAACCTGCTCGAACGCGGCAAGCTCGATGAGTCGCGGCAGATGCCCGACGGTTCGCTGCTGACCTTCGAGAAGATCTATCCGCTCGACGCAGTCTACGATTCGCTCGCCGAGACGCCCGACGAGATTCGCGAGAACAAGCGCTACAAGGATCTGGGCGACTTCACGATCGAGGGGCTCGCCAAGGCACTCGTCGCCGATTTCGGCGAGCAGCCGCTCGATATCCTCTTCCATTCGCTCGCCAACGGCCCCGAAGTGAAGAAGCCGTTGCTCGAAGTGAGCCGGGCCGGCTATCTCGCCGCCTCCAGTGCGAGCGCGTACTCGCTCGTCTCCATGGTGCAGCGTCTCGGTCCGCTCATGCGGAAGGGTGGCGCCGTCGGTTCGCTGACCTACATGGCCAGCGAGCGCGCCATCCCCGGCTACGGCGGTGGCATGTCGTCGGCCAAGGCCCAGCTCGAAAGCGATACGCGCACGCTCGCCTACGAAGCCGGTCGCAAGTGGGGGCTGCGCGTCAACACGATCAGCGCCGGCCCGTACGCGTCACGCGCGGCCAGCGCCATCGGCATCATCCAGACGATGGTGCAGTACTGCAAGGAGAACAGCCCGCTCGCCGAAGAGCTCGACGCGCGCGAAGTGGGAACCACGGCCGCCTTCCTCTGCAGCCCGCTCGCGAGCGGCATCTCGGGGTCCACGGTGTATGTGGACAAGGGCTATCATGCGATGGGGATGGCCGTCTCGGGTGTAAACCTCCCCGGCTGA
- a CDS encoding threonylcarbamoyl-AMP synthase — protein MPIVPVDPRHPDPVIIAEAAARLRAGGLVAFPTETVYGLGANALDAQAVARIYATKGRPAWNPVIAHVADVAAARALSRAWPESAERLAQAFWPGPLTLVVPKAAHVPDEATAGLDAVGVRVPSHPVALALLRAAGIPVAAPSANRFTQVSPTTASHVVQSLGDRVPLVLDGGPATVGIESTVVDCTGDTVVILRPGMLGRESLEAALEGSGIAVAVAKPSTVAHQAAVPAETPRSPGMADRHYAPRAEVWLFGAEGADEITAALAERRASAATSEPVLALLRTVALPEDAAIVRRMPVDPVGYAQQLYAALHEADARQAALVVIEMPPPHESAWEGVRDRLTRAAR, from the coding sequence GTGCCCATCGTCCCCGTCGACCCGCGTCATCCCGATCCCGTCATCATCGCCGAGGCTGCCGCGCGCTTGCGCGCGGGTGGGTTGGTCGCGTTTCCCACCGAGACCGTCTACGGTCTGGGTGCGAACGCGCTGGATGCGCAGGCGGTAGCGCGCATCTATGCAACGAAGGGGCGACCGGCGTGGAATCCGGTCATTGCCCATGTCGCCGATGTCGCCGCGGCGCGGGCGCTCAGCCGCGCCTGGCCAGAGAGCGCCGAGCGGTTGGCACAGGCGTTCTGGCCGGGGCCCCTGACGCTCGTGGTCCCCAAAGCGGCGCATGTCCCCGATGAAGCGACCGCGGGGCTCGACGCCGTGGGCGTACGCGTCCCGTCGCATCCGGTGGCGTTGGCGCTGTTGCGCGCGGCCGGCATTCCGGTGGCGGCGCCGAGTGCCAATCGCTTCACGCAGGTGAGTCCCACCACCGCGTCCCATGTGGTGCAGTCGCTGGGTGATCGCGTGCCGCTGGTGCTCGATGGTGGGCCGGCCACCGTCGGGATCGAAAGCACCGTCGTGGATTGCACCGGTGACACGGTGGTCATCCTGCGACCGGGGATGCTCGGGCGTGAATCGCTCGAAGCAGCACTCGAGGGGAGCGGCATTGCCGTCGCCGTGGCGAAGCCCTCCACCGTGGCCCATCAGGCGGCGGTTCCAGCAGAGACCCCGCGCTCACCGGGCATGGCCGACCGCCACTACGCGCCGCGCGCCGAGGTCTGGCTCTTTGGCGCCGAGGGGGCCGATGAGATCACGGCCGCGCTCGCCGAGCGCCGTGCATCCGCAGCAACCAGCGAGCCCGTGCTCGCACTCCTGCGCACCGTCGCGCTCCCCGAGGATGCGGCCATCGTCCGACGAATGCCGGTCGATCCGGTCGGCTATGCACAGCAGCTGTATGCGGCCCTGCACGAGGCCGACGCGCGGCAGGCCGCATTGGTGGTCATCGAGATGCCGCCCCCCCACGAATCGGCATGGGAGGGCGTCCGGGACCGCCTCACGCGCGCCGCGCGGTAG
- a CDS encoding 2'-5' RNA ligase family protein, whose product MAASFGIFVLAELPGEAGARVRAIQQQYDPKLARLTPPHVTLVGSSGVGAIPTDTPVERIRAALEPIASSTAPMSLPFGAPHRFMQTDIVSLPLDPNGPLRALHERIARSGLPFKRARFQFSPHCTLSFYPTLTPARERELLALRVEEPAVIERLSVYLTRDPQPSKLLFDLRLTG is encoded by the coding sequence ATGGCGGCGTCTTTCGGCATCTTTGTGTTGGCAGAATTGCCTGGCGAAGCGGGCGCGCGCGTGCGCGCGATTCAGCAGCAATATGACCCCAAACTCGCGCGGCTGACGCCGCCGCATGTCACGCTGGTGGGTTCGTCCGGCGTGGGGGCGATTCCCACCGATACCCCGGTCGAGCGCATTCGCGCCGCGCTCGAGCCCATTGCGTCGAGCACGGCGCCGATGTCGCTCCCCTTCGGCGCGCCGCATCGGTTCATGCAAACCGACATCGTGTCGCTGCCGCTCGATCCCAACGGGCCGCTGCGCGCGCTGCACGAACGCATCGCGCGGAGTGGGTTGCCCTTCAAGCGGGCCCGCTTTCAGTTCTCGCCGCACTGCACGCTCAGCTTCTATCCCACGCTCACCCCGGCGCGCGAGCGCGAACTGCTGGCACTGCGGGTGGAGGAGCCGGCGGTGATTGAGCGGTTGTCGGTGTATCTGACGAGGGATCCGCAGCCGTCGAAGCTGTTGTTCGATCTGAGGCTGACGGGATAA
- a CDS encoding enoyl-CoA hydratase/isomerase family protein, with protein MSATPGSAFAHLTTHTDAGVCTITLNRPERLNAVNPGLADELPRAVQQAAADDTVRVVVITGAGRGFCAGLDLAEPVQLGTTRHEVLDPYQWVGRWVQAITQCEKPVIAAINGACAGAGFGLALACDLRVLAAGATCTAGYIRRGLSPDAGVSWFLPRLIGHARAADILFTGRDIKADEAAHIGLVSAVYPDEAFAGAVAAYAQALAAGPPLAFAHTKRLLLASHDAPLDTQLRDELAAIKQCFVSADVREAMAAFREKRAPVFRGS; from the coding sequence ATGAGCGCGACACCAGGGAGCGCGTTCGCGCATCTCACCACACACACCGACGCCGGCGTCTGCACGATCACGCTCAATCGCCCCGAGCGGCTGAATGCGGTGAACCCGGGGCTCGCCGACGAACTGCCGCGCGCGGTGCAGCAGGCGGCCGCCGACGATACCGTGCGCGTGGTGGTGATCACCGGCGCCGGCCGCGGCTTCTGCGCCGGTCTCGATCTCGCCGAGCCGGTGCAGCTGGGCACCACGCGTCATGAAGTGCTCGATCCGTATCAGTGGGTGGGCCGCTGGGTGCAGGCGATCACGCAGTGCGAGAAGCCGGTGATCGCCGCCATCAACGGGGCTTGCGCCGGCGCGGGCTTTGGCCTGGCGCTCGCCTGCGACCTACGGGTGCTGGCGGCGGGGGCGACCTGCACCGCCGGCTATATCCGCCGCGGCCTGTCGCCCGACGCCGGGGTGTCGTGGTTTCTGCCGCGACTCATCGGCCACGCACGCGCCGCTGACATCCTCTTCACGGGACGCGATATCAAGGCCGATGAAGCCGCGCACATCGGCCTGGTGAGCGCCGTGTATCCCGACGAGGCATTTGCCGGCGCCGTGGCCGCGTACGCACAGGCGCTCGCCGCTGGTCCGCCACTGGCCTTTGCGCACACCAAACGCTTGCTGCTCGCCAGTCATGACGCGCCGCTCGATACGCAGCTGCGCGACGAGCTGGCCGCGATCAAGCAGTGCTTCGTGAGCGCCGACGTGCGTGAAGCGATGGCGGCCTTCCGCGAAAAGCGGGCACCCGTCTTCCGCGGCTCCTGA
- a CDS encoding NTP transferase domain-containing protein: MLEPRVVSPNAPTSVTMDPGAAELTVEEYELDPLLDTSTAMWAVVFAGGIGTRFWPLSTPKRPKQCLALVNERPLIADTVARLAPLVPAERVLVVTSADIADALYAAIPEVPRANLLVEPRPLGTAAALAWGAHEVARRAGPDAVFCALHADLSVGYPDVLRNTLRRAGSLAAAESLLVVLGATPSRSETGFGYLQPAAPVDPLVSRADGGACYVEHFVEKPGAALADVLIEKGALWNTGIFVARARVVLDELHAHTSELHEGLPKLALSDMPAFAELVTSVSIDRGLLERSRRVVVLPCECDWDDVGTWASLRRVRELDDTGNGIMGPVHCIDSSGNVIHAESCCVVAYGISGMIVVSIDGLTFVTTLEKATELGPLLNALPGSLRFNPGRPA, from the coding sequence ATGCTTGAGCCCCGCGTAGTGAGTCCAAATGCGCCCACGTCGGTCACAATGGACCCGGGTGCGGCGGAGTTGACCGTCGAGGAATACGAACTCGATCCGTTGCTCGACACGAGCACCGCGATGTGGGCGGTCGTCTTCGCGGGCGGTATCGGCACGCGCTTCTGGCCGCTGAGCACCCCCAAGCGCCCCAAGCAGTGTCTCGCGCTGGTGAATGAACGGCCGCTCATCGCCGACACCGTCGCGCGACTGGCGCCGCTCGTGCCCGCCGAGCGCGTGCTCGTGGTGACCAGCGCCGACATCGCCGACGCGCTCTATGCCGCGATTCCCGAAGTCCCGCGCGCCAACCTGCTCGTCGAACCGCGCCCGTTGGGGACCGCGGCGGCCCTGGCGTGGGGCGCGCATGAGGTCGCGCGCCGCGCGGGCCCCGACGCGGTCTTCTGCGCGCTGCATGCCGATCTCTCGGTGGGCTACCCGGACGTGCTGCGGAACACGCTGCGCCGCGCCGGCTCGCTTGCCGCGGCCGAATCGCTCCTGGTCGTCCTCGGCGCCACGCCGAGCCGCTCGGAGACGGGCTTCGGCTATCTCCAGCCGGCCGCGCCGGTCGATCCGCTGGTCAGCCGGGCCGATGGCGGCGCCTGTTACGTGGAGCACTTCGTGGAGAAGCCGGGGGCGGCGCTCGCCGATGTGCTCATCGAAAAGGGCGCCCTCTGGAACACGGGCATCTTCGTGGCCCGCGCGCGCGTCGTGCTCGACGAACTGCATGCGCACACCAGCGAACTGCACGAAGGGCTCCCCAAGCTCGCCTTGAGCGACATGCCGGCCTTCGCCGAACTGGTGACGAGCGTGTCGATCGACCGTGGCCTGCTCGAACGCAGTCGCCGCGTCGTGGTCCTGCCCTGCGAGTGTGACTGGGACGACGTCGGTACGTGGGCCTCGCTCCGCCGGGTGCGCGAACTGGATGACACGGGCAACGGCATCATGGGCCCGGTGCACTGCATCGACTCGAGCGGCAATGTCATTCACGCCGAAAGCTGCTGCGTGGTGGCCTACGGCATCAGCGGCATGATCGTCGTGTCGATCGACGGCCTGACGTTCGTCACGACACTCGAGAAGGCCACCGAGTTGGGGCCGCTGCTCAACGCCCTGCCGGGCAGCCTGCGCTTCAATCCCGGACGGCCCGCATGA
- a CDS encoding DUF1835 domain-containing protein, whose protein sequence is MLTLHLTNGDAAATALARSGLPGDILSWRDSLHDGPVPSDIDLPAFRRARGEFLASRGWTSQSAAIADFEERDARLDSVGAGDEIVFWFEPDLFDQLQLIQVLARLARRDATTLPRLSICPADCYLGPLKPEKFVPLYQARRVLQPLDLEQGRVAWEAFTAETPEALLAVTDRLDREVHGRTYANDDTVRLPHLVGALRRQLEEYPDTKAGLSRTERQLCEVLATGAMPLGKLFTAQQSAESWMWLGDWGFAWYVQRLSDCAHPLVVHQNGSRVIAPLRDTDGKAFWDRVVQLTPLGEDIIRDRADLLKANGIDRWIGGVHCTTSRHWRWDPHRYALVPNGG, encoded by the coding sequence ATGCTCACCCTGCACCTCACCAACGGCGATGCGGCCGCGACGGCGCTCGCCCGTTCGGGCCTTCCGGGGGACATTCTCTCCTGGCGCGACTCCCTCCACGATGGCCCGGTGCCGTCGGACATCGACCTGCCGGCCTTTCGCCGGGCCCGGGGGGAATTCCTCGCCAGTCGGGGTTGGACGAGCCAGTCGGCCGCGATTGCGGACTTCGAGGAGCGGGATGCGCGGCTCGACAGTGTGGGCGCCGGTGATGAGATCGTCTTCTGGTTCGAGCCCGACCTGTTCGATCAGCTCCAGCTCATCCAGGTTCTGGCACGTCTCGCGCGCCGCGACGCGACCACACTCCCGCGGCTCTCCATCTGCCCGGCCGACTGCTACCTCGGTCCGCTCAAGCCCGAGAAGTTCGTGCCGCTCTATCAGGCGCGGCGCGTGCTGCAGCCCCTGGATCTGGAACAGGGGCGCGTGGCGTGGGAGGCGTTCACCGCCGAGACCCCGGAGGCGCTGCTCGCGGTCACCGATCGCCTCGATCGGGAGGTCCACGGGCGAACGTACGCGAACGATGACACGGTGCGCCTGCCGCATCTGGTCGGTGCCCTGCGTCGTCAGCTCGAGGAGTATCCGGACACCAAGGCGGGATTGTCGCGGACGGAACGACAGTTGTGTGAAGTCCTCGCCACGGGCGCGATGCCGCTCGGCAAGCTCTTCACGGCGCAGCAGAGCGCCGAATCGTGGATGTGGCTCGGGGATTGGGGGTTCGCCTGGTACGTCCAGCGCCTCAGTGACTGTGCGCATCCGCTTGTCGTCCATCAGAATGGATCCCGGGTCATCGCGCCGTTGCGGGACACGGATGGCAAGGCGTTCTGGGATCGGGTCGTGCAACTCACGCCCCTTGGCGAAGACATCATTCGCGACCGGGCGGATTTGCTGAAGGCCAACGGCATCGATCGCTGGATCGGTGGCGTCCACTGTACCACGTCCCGCCATTGGCGGTGGGATCCGCACCGCTACGCGCTGGTGCCCAACGGAGGGTAG
- a CDS encoding LacI family transcriptional regulator, with the protein MPPAARPSSVTIRDVARAAGVSIATVSRVLNDAARVTDETRERVRTVVDKLGYSPHGGARSLITRRTRTLGVLLPELSGEFFSEFLRGIDETAKRQGFLTLVTSARREANEIAAAVSNMRGRVDGFLAVSPSVAARATLAEVAERYPTVLVGAGSDVGEFAALSVNNFQGAASMMKHLLNVGHRRIAFIRGPVGQVDAGERLHAVREVANFYDHCELTELMGDFRFDTTYDVVTELLNTTTAQTRPDAIFCANDTMAIGALAAIRDAGLRVPDDIALAGFDELPVTRFLSPPLTTVRMPIFQLGERAAMRLIETLRSGETQVPPHHEVLPAEVVIRGSCGDKEANHSIGRR; encoded by the coding sequence ATGCCTCCTGCCGCTCGTCCCTCCTCCGTCACCATTCGCGATGTCGCCCGCGCTGCCGGCGTGTCCATCGCGACGGTCTCGCGCGTTCTCAATGACGCGGCCCGCGTAACGGATGAAACGCGCGAACGGGTGCGCACCGTCGTCGACAAGCTCGGCTACTCGCCGCACGGCGGCGCACGCAGCCTCATCACGCGTCGCACCCGCACGCTGGGCGTGCTGCTCCCCGAGCTCTCGGGCGAGTTCTTCTCGGAGTTCCTCCGCGGCATCGACGAGACGGCCAAGCGTCAGGGCTTTCTGACCCTCGTCACCAGCGCCCGTCGCGAGGCCAACGAAATCGCGGCCGCCGTGAGCAACATGCGCGGTCGCGTCGATGGCTTTCTCGCCGTGTCGCCGAGTGTGGCGGCTCGCGCGACGCTCGCCGAAGTCGCGGAGCGCTATCCCACGGTCCTCGTCGGCGCGGGGAGTGATGTGGGGGAGTTCGCCGCGCTCTCGGTGAACAACTTCCAGGGTGCGGCGTCGATGATGAAGCACCTGCTGAACGTCGGGCATCGTCGCATCGCGTTCATTCGCGGCCCGGTGGGTCAGGTGGACGCGGGCGAGCGGCTCCATGCGGTGCGTGAGGTCGCGAACTTCTACGATCACTGCGAGCTCACCGAGCTCATGGGCGATTTCCGCTTCGACACCACCTACGATGTGGTGACCGAGCTGCTGAACACGACCACCGCCCAAACGCGCCCCGACGCGATCTTCTGCGCGAACGACACGATGGCCATTGGGGCCCTCGCCGCCATTCGCGATGCCGGGCTGCGCGTCCCCGATGACATCGCCCTCGCCGGGTTCGACGAGCTGCCGGTCACGCGCTTTCTGTCACCGCCGCTCACGACGGTGCGCATGCCCATCTTCCAGCTTGGCGAGCGCGCCGCCATGCGCCTCATCGAAACGCTGCGCAGCGGTGAGACGCAGGTGCCGCCACATCATGAGGTGCTCCCCGCCGAGGTCGTGATTCGCGGGAGCTGCGGCGACAAAGAGGCAAATCACTCGATCGGGCGGCGCTGA
- a CDS encoding TlpA family protein disulfide reductase: protein MTDLFRAARAAVVAIALAAAPAAAQDLGIAVGEQAPGGPLETLAGAPVDLKTYLGKGPVVLEFWATWCGNCKALEPTMRAAMTKYGSQVKFVTIAVSVNQSLERVRAWQAQNKLAGEMLFDRKGTVSGAYDAPATSYVVVVNKTGKVVYTGLGGTQNLEAAIKKAL from the coding sequence ATGACTGATCTGTTCCGCGCCGCCCGAGCCGCCGTGGTGGCCATCGCCCTCGCCGCCGCGCCGGCCGCCGCGCAGGACCTCGGCATCGCCGTCGGTGAGCAGGCCCCCGGCGGCCCACTCGAGACCCTCGCCGGCGCCCCGGTGGACCTCAAGACGTATCTCGGGAAGGGTCCGGTGGTGCTCGAGTTCTGGGCCACCTGGTGCGGCAACTGCAAGGCGCTCGAGCCCACGATGCGGGCCGCGATGACCAAGTACGGCAGCCAGGTGAAGTTCGTGACCATCGCCGTCTCGGTGAACCAGTCGCTCGAGCGGGTGCGGGCCTGGCAGGCCCAGAACAAGCTGGCGGGCGAGATGCTCTTCGACCGGAAGGGCACGGTCAGTGGCGCCTACGATGCGCCGGCCACGAGCTACGTCGTCGTGGTTAACAAGACCGGCAAGGTGGTCTACACGGGGCTGGGCGGGACCCAGAACCTCGAAGCGGCGATCAAGAAGGCGCTGTAG